The Brassica napus cultivar Da-Ae chromosome C7, Da-Ae, whole genome shotgun sequence genome has a segment encoding these proteins:
- the LOC106378826 gene encoding uncharacterized protein LOC106378826 — MSRRISAVDPDPKERSNGDLRDKLNAGACDLRIRLNRSKPTDLRRRLEQTKMSSNDTPSSKNDSSVPTDLRAFLDSKQFLELGSTTSPRSSSIQEAPSTSSSEEALQKMGVDLDDIKPSSRTLTGFNGSSETILGTIRLPVRACGVTRTVKFAVVSTKAPYHAILGTPWIHSMQAIPSTYHQCVKFPGTDEKIKTLRGDQKAARELLVATVKLQRSSLSVNSVTPPTYKACSQEGKILELPIDDTDPSRTARIGAYLSEEMQRSVLNFLKANVSTFAWSMSDMKGIDPAITPHELNVDPTIKPIRQKQRKLGPDRSKAVNKEVDRLLGAGSIAEVRYPEWLANPVVVKKKNGKWRVCVDFTDLNKACPKDSYPLPNIDRLVESTAGNGMLTFMDAFSGYNQIIMHPDDLEKTAFITDRGTYCYKVMTFGVKNARATYQRLVNKMFADKLGVTMEVYIDDMLVKSLHAADHLCHLRDCFETLNKYNMKLNPEKCTFGVSSGEFLGYIVTQRGIEANPKQISAVLNLPSPKNSREVQRLTGRIAALIRFISRSTDKCLPFYDLRRGNKRFIWDEKCKEAFIQLKHYLTTPPVLAKPDIGDVLSLYVAVSQAAVSSVLIKEDRGEQKPIFYTSRRMTGPETRYPTLEKMALAVVEAARKLRPYFQSHSVEVLTDQPLRTILQNTNRSGRLTKWAIELGELDITYKNRTATKSQVLADFLIELAPELEQDLTLPNPNWTLHVDGSSTNRGAGAGVQLQSPTGELIRKSFSFGFPALNNEAKYESLIAGLRLAKSVKAKRLSAYCDSQLVASQFSGNYDAPNDRMDAYLKIVQGLAAEFEFFELVKVPRGENVCADALAALGSKLRDQVKRTIPIHRIEKPSIDISTDQTIVIAPIAETDTLVTDEFGPDWRTEFIDYLSKGELPTEKWAARRLKTRSAHYVVLDNELHRWTASKVLLKCIHGEETVRVMAETHEGAGGNHSSGRALAIKVRSLGFFWPTMNADCESYARSCDKCQRHAPSIHCPTEMLRMTVAPYPFMRWAMDIIGPLPCSRQQRFILVLTDYFTNWIEAEAYTQVTDKEVRGFVWKKIICRHGLPYEIVTDNGSQFMSGNFKEFCTKWNIRLSPSTPRYPQGNGQAESSNKLIIDGIKKRLDLKKGHWADELDGVLWSHRTTPRGSTKSTPFSLAYGVKAMAPAEVNVSSLRRSKMPQYVELNKEMLLDALDEIEERRDQALLRIQNYQHQIESYYNKKFRARPFELGDFVMPKVFENTKELNTGKLGARWEGPYKIIKVVKPGVYRLQTSSGEEVPRAWNSMHLRRFYS; from the exons ATGTCACGGCGTATCTCGGCAGTTGACCCCGATCCCAAAGAACGCTCGAACGGCGACCTTAGGGATAAACTCAACGCAGGAGCATGCGATCTTCGAATCCGCCTCAATCGTTCGAAGCCCACTGACCTCCGAAGGCGTTTGGAGCAAACTAAGATGTCAAGCAACGACACTCCGTCATCAAAAAACGACAGCAGCGTACCAACCGATTTACGCGCCTTCTTAGACTCCAAGCAG TTCTTGGAATTGGGGAGTACGACGTCACCAAGGTCCTCATCGATACAGGAAGCTCCGTCGACCTCATCTTCCGAGGAAGCCCTGCAGAAGATGGGAGTCGATCTCGACGACATCAAACCATCCTCCAGAACATTAACCGGCTTCAACGGATCCTCCGAAACAATACTGGGAACAATCCGCCTTCCGGTACGCGCATGTGGAGTCACTCGAACTGTCAAGTTTGCCGTTGTAAGCACGAAGGCCCCTTACCACGCTATACTTGGAACCCCTTGGATACACTCAATGCAGGCCATTCCATCTACTTATCACCAGTGCGTCAAGTTCCCCGGTACGGAcgaaaaaatcaaaacactGCGAGGAGATCAAAAAGCCGCTAGAGAACTCCTAGTCGCCACAGTTAAACTCCAACGATCGTCTTTATCGGTTAACTCTGTCACTCCTCCAACCTATAAAGCCTGCTCCCAGGAAGGCAAAATTCTCGAGTTACCTATTGATGATACCGATCCAAGCCGGACCGCAAGGATTGGTGCGTATCTGTCTGAAGAAATGCAGCGGTCAGTTCTCAACTTTCTCAAGGCGAATGTGTCCACATTCGCGTGGTCCATGTCAGACATGAAAGGAATTGATCCGGCCATAACACCTCACGAACTAAACGTCGATCCGACAATCAAGCCTATCCGACAAAAGCAACGCAAGCTCGGTCCCGATAGGTCAAAGGCTGTAAACAAAGAGGTCGACCGGTTGCTCGGCGCTGGTTCAATTGCTGAGGTGCGCTACCCTGAGTGGTTAGCAAATCCAGTAGTCGTCAAAaagaagaacgggaagtggcgcGTCTGCGTCGACTTCACAGACTTAAATAAAGCCTGCCCAAAGGACAGCTATCCTCTTCCCAACATCGACCGTTTAGTCGAGTCCACGGCTGGAAACGGGATGCTcaccttcatggacgctttctctgGGTACAACCAAATCATAATGCACCCCGACGATCTTGAAAAAACGGCATTTATCACGGATAGAGGAACCTACTGCTATAAGGTCATGACATTCGGTGTGAAGAACGCAAGAGCAACCTACCAACGGCTTGTGAACAAAATGTTCGCAGACAAGCTCGGCGTCACCATGGAAGTATACATCGACGATATGCTTGTCAAGTCGCTACACGCTGCTGATCACCTCTGTCACTTGCGAGATTGCTTCGAAACTCTCAACAAATACAACATGAAACTGAACCCAGAAAAGTGCACGTTCGGAGTTTCCTCAGGCGAGTTCCTTGGATACATAGTCACGCAGCGGGGAATCGAAGCCAACCCGAAGCAGATCTCTGCGGTCCTGAACCTCCCGAGCCCAAAAAACAGTAGAGAAGTGCAACGTCTTACGGGTAGGATAGCTGCACTCATCCGGTTCATCTCCAGATCCACCGACAAATGCTTGCCATTCTACGACCTCCGGCGAGGTAACAAAAGGTTTATCTGGGATGAGAAATGCAAGGAGGCATTTATCCAACTCAAGCATTATCTGACAACACCACCTGTTCTCGCCAAGCCAGATATCGGAGACGTTCTATCTCTTTACGTCGCAGTATCACAAGCAGCAGTCAGTAGTGTTCTAATAAAAGAGGATCGTGGTGAGCAAAAGCCAATCTTCTACACAAGCAGACGCATGACCGGACCAGAAACGCGATACCCAACTCTGGAGAAGATGGCACTGGCGGTCGTCGAAGCGGCGAGAAAGCTTCGCCCTTACTTTCAGTCACATTCGGTGGAAGTATTAACCGACCAGCCCCTCCGAACAATACTTCAAAATACAAACAGGTCCGGAAGACTAACGAAGTGGGCTATCGAACTCGGTGAGCTTGATATCACTTACAAGAACAGAACCGCAACGAAATCTCAGGTTCTCGCAGACTTCTTAATCGAATTGGCCCCGGAGTTAGAGCAAGATCTCACACTTCCAAACCCAAACTGGACACTGCATGTCGACGGATCTTCGACTAACAGGGGCGCAGGTGCTGGAGTTCAACTGCAATCCCCGACCGGCGAACTAATCAGGAAGTCTTTTAGCTTCGGCTTTCCAGCCTTGAACAACGAAGCAAAATACGAATCTTTGATCGCTGGACTCCGCTTAGCAAAATCTGTCAAGGCCAAACGCCTAAGCGCCTACTGCGACTCGCAGTTAGTCGCTAGTCAGTTTAGCGGCAATTACGACGCCCCCAATGATCggatggacgcctacctcaaGATAGTACAGGGTTTAGCCGCAGAGTTCGAATTCTTCGAACTCGTCAAAGTTCCAAGAGGAGAAAACGTCTGTGCCGACGCCCTTGCAGCCCTTGGAAGCAAGCTTCGTGACCAAGTTAAACGAACTATTCCAATACACCGCATTGAGAAGCCGAGCATCGATATCTCGACGGACCAAACCATCGTCATAGCCCCAATCGCCGAAACCGACACGCTCGTTACTGATGAATTCGGCCCTGACTGGCGAACTGAGTTCATCGACTATCTCTCAAAGGGGGAACTTCCAaccgagaaatgggcagcccgccGACTAAAAACACGCAGTGCCCATTATGTCGTCCTAGACAACGAACTCCATCGATGGACTGCGAGTAAAGTACTCCTCAAATGTATCCATGGTGAAGAAACGGTCAGGGTTATGGCCGAAACACACGAAGGCGCTGGAGGAAACCATTCGAGCGGACGAGCATTAGCAATCAAAGTGAGAAGCTTAGGCTTCTTCTGGCCGACGATGAACGCAGATTGCGAGTCCTACGCAAGAAGCTGCgacaaatgccaaaggcatgcaccAAGCATCCATTGTCCAACTGAAATGTTACGAATGACGGTCGCGCCGTACCCTTTCATGCGATGGGCAATGGATATCATAGGACCTCTTCCATGCTCCCGCCAGCAGCGTTTCATTCTCGTCCTCACTGATTACTTCACCAATTGGATCGAAGCTGAAGCCTACACTCAAGTCACCGACAAAGAAGTCCGTGGGTTCGTCTGGAAAAAAATTATCTGTCGCCACGGTCTACCGTACGAAATCGTTACTGATAATGGATCACAGTTCATGTCGGGCAACTTCAAGGAGTTTTGCACCAAATGGAACATTCGTTTGAGCCCCTCTACCCCTCGTTACCCACAGGGAAACGGCCAAGCAGAATCCTCCAACAAGCTCATTATCGACGGCATTAAGAAACGTTTAGACCTGAAAAAGGGTcattgggccgacgaactcgacggAGTTCTATGGAGCCACCGCACAACACCACGAGGGTCGACCAAATCGACACCTTTCTCTCTTGCATACGGTGTCAAGGCTATGGCTCCCGCAGAAGTTAACGTTTCAAGCCTCCGACGCTCGAAAATGCCCCAGTACGTCGAACTCAACAAGGAGATGCTGCTTGATGCCCTCGATGAAATTGAAGAACGACGGGACCAAGCTCTGCTGCGAATCCAAAACTATCAACATCAGATAGAGAGTTACTACAACAAAAAGTTCCG